A genomic stretch from Eptesicus fuscus isolate TK198812 chromosome 15, DD_ASM_mEF_20220401, whole genome shotgun sequence includes:
- the KIF12 gene encoding kinesin-like protein KIF12, whose amino-acid sequence MEERGSPDGDPARSLEQGPEGPETPIQVVLRVRPMSAAELRRGEQSAVHCSGTRTLQVSPPGGGPDVAFRFGAVLDGARTQEDVFRASGVRRLGELALRGFSCTVFTFGQTGSGKTYTLTGPPPQGEGAPVPPSLAGIMQRTFAWLLDRVQHLDAPVTLHASYLEIYNEQVLDLLSLGSPRPLPVRWNKTRGFYVEQLRVVEFGSLGALMELLQMGLSRRRSSAHTLNQASSRSHALLTLHIRRQTAQQMPPVDPGEHPAGGKLCFVDLAGSEKVAATGSRGELMLEANSINRSLLALGHCISLLLDPRRKQSHIPFRDSKLTKLLADSLGGRGVTLMVACVSPSAQCLPETLSTLRYASRAQRVTTRPQAPKSPTAKQPPRLETEILQLQAENRLLRSQLSQMDLKASGFSGTRVAWAQQNLYGMLQEFMLENERLRKEKSQLQSSRDLARDEQRVLAQQVHELERRLLSACYLHQPPPGPAPPCPCAMAPAPSCHALPPLCSCPCCHLCPLCRAPLAHWACPRRELHLPQVFGPKAPDGVPPSARPPPWVPPCSPGSAQCPRQRSHSDWTETRVLAEILTEEEVVPSAPPLPPGPPNTSPVLRGGATVPNLARRLEALRDQIGSSLRRGRGQPATHESKRSPSRVLPPC is encoded by the exons ATGGAGGAACGGGGATCCCCCGATGG GGACCCCGCGcggagcctggagcagggccccgAGGGGCCGGAAACGCCCATCCAGGTGGTGCTCAG GGTGCGTCCCATGAGCGCTGCCGAGCTGCGCCGGGGGGAACAGAGCGCGGTGCACTGCTCGGGGACCCGGACTCTGCAG gtgagccccCCGGGCGGGGGCCCGGACGTGGCGTTCCGCTTCGGCGCCGTGCTGGACGGGGCGCGCACCCAGGAGGACGTGTTCCGGGCGAGCGGTGTGCGGCGGCTCGGGGAGCTGGCGCTGCGCGG CTTCTCCTGCACCGTCTTCACCTTCGGCCAGACCGGCTCCGGGAAGACCTACACCCTCAcggggcctcctccccag GGAGAGGGGGCGCCTGTaccccccagcctggctggcatcATGCAGAGGACCTTCGCCTGGCTGTTAGACCGGGTGCAGCACCTGGACGCCCCCGTCACCCTCCACGCCTCCTACCTGGAGATCTACAATGAGCAG GTTCTAGACTTGCTGAGCCTGGGGtctccccggcccctccctgTTCGTTGGAACAAGACCCGGGGCTTCTATGTGGAGCAGCTGCGGGTGGTGGAGTTTGGGAGTCTGGGGGCCCTGATGGAACTTCTGCAGATGG GCCTTAGCCGTCGCAGGAGCTCAGCGCACACCCTGAACCAGGCCTCCAGCCGGAGCCATGCCCTGCTCACACTCCACATCCGCCGCCAAACC gcccagcagatgCCTCCCGTGGATCCCGGGGAACACCCGGCCGGCGGGAAGCTGTGCTTTGTAGACCTGGCTGGCAGCGAGAAGGTGGCGGCCACCGGATCCCGCGGGGAGCTGATGCTTGAGGCCAATAGCATCAACCGCAGCCTGCTGGCCCTGG GCCACTGCATCTCCCTGCTGCTGGACCCTCGGCGGAAGCAAAGCCACATCCCCTTTCGAGACAGCAAGCTCACAAAGCTGCTGGCGGACTCCCTGGGGGGGCGCGGGGTCACCCTCATG gtggccTGCGTGTCGCCCTCAGCCCAGTGCCTTCCTGAGACCCTCAGCACCCTGCGATACGCCAGCCGAGCTCAGCGGGTCACTACTCGGCCCCAGGCCCCCAag TCCCCGACGGCAAAGCAGCCCCCGCGCCTGGAGACGGAGATCTTGCAGCTCCAGGCGGAGAACCGGCTTCTACGGTCCCAGCTGAGCCAGATGGACCTGAAGG cctctggATTCAGCGGGACCCGCGTGGCCTGGGCCCAGCAGAACCTCTATGGGATGCTCCAGGAGTTCATGCTGGAGAATGAGAGGCTCCG GAAAGAAAAGAGCCAGCTGCAGAGCAGCCGGGACCTGGCCCGGGATGAGCAGCGCGTCCTGGCCCAGCAGGTCCACGAGCTGGAGCG GCGCCTCCTCTCGGCCTGCTACCTCCACCAGCccccccctggcccagccccaccgTGTCCCTGTGCGATGGCGCCAGCTCCCTCCTGCCAT GCCCTGCCAcccctctgctcctgcccctgctgccaCCTCTGCCCCCTGTGCCGAGCCCCACTGGCCCACTGGGCCTGCCCACGGAGGGAGCTCCACCTGCCCCAG GTGTTTGGCCCTAAGGCCCCCGACGGCGTTCCCCCGTCTGCCCGGCCCCCACCCTGGGTGCCCCCgtgcagccctggctctgcccagtGCCCCCGACAGAG GAGTCACAGCGACTGGACTGAGACCCGAGTCCTGGCGGAGATTCTCACCGAGGAGGAGGTGGTACCTtctgcaccccccctgcccccggggcCCCCGAACACGTCGCCAGTGTTGAGAG